The following are from one region of the Salvia hispanica cultivar TCC Black 2014 chromosome 1, UniMelb_Shisp_WGS_1.0, whole genome shotgun sequence genome:
- the LOC125189939 gene encoding uncharacterized protein LOC125189939, which translates to MIASPLTDLLKKDAFEWSATAEEAFVALKAAMTSAPVLTEELAEQVTDVALFTTVAHPIPKLLEVLRQETATLPDLQVLVGKIKAGDSLARLSFADGLIYFNRRILVSPTSSMRRLLLEEHHSTPLAGHPGHERTFRLMAAGFYWPKLRREVRDFY; encoded by the exons ATGATTGCATCCCCGTTGACTGACTTGCTAAAAAAGGATGCGTTCGAATGGTCGGCGACGGCAGAGGAAGCATTTGTGGCTCTCAAAGCCGCCATGACATCTGCTCCAGTCTTGA CGGAGGAGCTGGCAGAACAGGTAACGGACGTGGCATTGTTTACCACCGTCGCCCACCCGATACCAAAACTCCTCGAGGTGTTGCGGCAGGAGACAGCAACGCTTCCTGATCTGCAGGTGCTGGTGGGGAAAATCAAGGCGGGCGATTCACTTGCCCGTTTATCGTTTGCTGACGGGCTGATCTACTTCAACCGTCGGATCCTAGTCAGCCCCACGTCGTCTATGAGGCGGCTGCTGTTGGAAGAGCACCATAGCACACCATTGGCTGGTCATCCTGGCCACGAGAGAACTTTTCGCCTCATGGCGGCAGGTTTTTATTGGCCTAAGCTGAGGCGGGAGGTCAGGGATTTTTATTGA
- the LOC125204931 gene encoding uncharacterized protein LOC125204931, translated as MELAIMYPQAIRASLTCRGTQYTLSESNWLTTIGCDDFGATSIAVGGHYSHDACIGFCSDTSSYVGVCPNNGNINFVGRGCCRVPIPKGLGTSLGLILLLLRFWLHKVFKKRKKESSKKISSNSFFSSINKQVREHLAKPNFSQQTN; from the exons ATGGAACTTGCTATAATGTATCCTCAGGCGATTCGAGCATCATTGACTTGTCGGGGGACCCAATATACGTTGTCGGAAAGCAACTGGCTGACCACCATCGGCTGCGACGACTTCGGAGCGACAAGCATAGCTGTGGGCGGCCACTATTCCCACGATGCCTGCATAGGCTTTTGTTCAGACACGAGCTCTTATGTCGGCGTTTGCCCGAACAACGGAAACATCAATTTCGTCGGCCGGGGCTGTTGCCGGGTACCCATTCCCAAAG GTTTAGGTACTTCATTGGGACTTATACTTCTTTTACTACGTTTTTGGTTGCATAAGGTGTTcaagaagaggaaaaaagaaaGCTCAAAGAAGATCTCTTCAAACAGCTTCTTCTCCAGCATCAACAAACAAGTGAGGGAACATTTGGCAAAACCAAACTTTTCACAACAAACGAATTGA
- the LOC125218347 gene encoding receptor-like protein 11 produces the protein MLSNLLFFICILISSFIFTTHSYNNKCLLHQETLLLQLRDELIYNSSLSTKLVRWNERSECCLWHGVECDASGHVVCLQLDDEAISGGIGDSSSLFGFKYLQKLNLAFNDFNHTHPIPKGPILQKLGELTFLEVLNLSYNKLAGEIPKGRQIQTFSAESFEGNPGLCGFPLNTNCTHTDVLSPREHEDVEVKREIEWEYVSAALGYVVGFGSIVWLLIFCRSFRHKYFGKIDEIIEEVFDGRNRRRRRARMVARNRVRRQ, from the exons ATGCTTTCAAACTTGTTGTTCTTCATTTGTATACTAATTTCGTCTTTCATTTTCACTACTCATTCATATAATAACAAATGCCTTCTCCATCAGGAAACCTTGTTGCTTCAACTCAGGGATGAGTTGATCTACAATTCTTCTCTTTCGACAAAACTGGTGCGATGGAATGAACGTAGCGAGTGCTGCTTATGGCATGGTGTGGAATGCGATGCTTCTGGCCACGTCGTTTGTTTGCAGCTGGATGATGAGGCCATTTCTGGTGGAATTGGGGATTCGTCGAGTCTCTTCggatttaaatatttgcagAAGCTTAACCTTGCCTTCAATGATTTCAACCACACTCATCCCATTCCAAAAG GGCCGATCCTGCAGAAGCTTGGAGAACTCACATTCCTTGAAGTCTTGAACCTGTCATACAATAAGCTGGCCGGAGAGATCCCAAAAGGCCgtcaaattcaaacattttcAGCTGAATCCTTTGAAGGAAATCCAGGCCTATGTGGTTTCCCTCTCAACACAAACTGCACTCATACTGATGTGCTATCACCGCGAGAACATGAAGATGTCGAAGTGAAGAGGGAGATTGAGTGGGAATACGTATCTGCTGCACTTGGATACGTTGTGGGATTCGGAAGCATTGTATGGCTACTTATATTCTGCAGAAGCTTCAGACATAAATACTTTGGAAAAATTGATGAGATTATTGAAGAAGTATTCGATGGCAGAAATAGGAGAAGAAGACGTGCAAGAATGGTTGCCAGGAACCGAGTCAGGAGACAGTAG